The Pseudomonadota bacterium genomic interval TAGATGGTGCAAAGACTGATTTTGGACTAATCTCTAGTGTCGAGGCGGCAAAGGTTTGTAGCTTTTTGCCGAACTCTACAGCATAAGATCCACCAGCCCTCATGAACTCAACACTTTGAGGTGAGAAAGATGCTGATAAGTCTCTGAGTTCCTCACTCTCGTCATCACTAGTTAACTTTTGCTTTTTGGTATCAATCGTCAGGATAGTTCCTGTTTCAACGGAGTATTTTTCCTCCAAAACAGGATTGCCATCATTATTAAGTATCGGATTTCCATCAGCATCTAACTTTTTAACCCAATTTCGGAGATCAATTCCTATGCCTCCCGTAACTCCAACCGTGGTCATGAAAATTGGCGAAATACCATTCGTTCCAGCCACAATAGGTGCATAATTAACAAAAGGGACGTAAGGGCTTGCTTGTTTTCCAGTCCACAACGCAACATTATTAATGCCAGACATGCGGGAAGAACCAACACCCATTGTTCCCTTTTCAGCGATTAACATTACACGTTTGTCTGGATGCTGTGCTTGTAGTTTCCGAATTTCTTTTTGTGTCTTCTCTGAGATGAAGCTTTTGCCGTGGAGCTCCCTGTCTGCTCTAGAATGAGCTTGATTGCCAGGAGACAGGAGGTCCGTCGAAATATCGCCTTCTGCGGCCACAAAAGTTACTACTTTAATTTTTTCTTCAATGTCAGGTAGACCTGTGAAAAATTCAGCAGCGGCATAGCTCTCCAGAATGTCTTTCGCAACTGTATTCCCTGAGAGGTATGCTTTTTCGAGGCGCTCAGTATCGGCTTCATACAAAAACACCTGCGTTTTTAAAACTTTTGCCGCTTGTTCGGCGATATGATCGTCATCGCCAAATGCTAAATCGAGTAATACTCCAATTGATGCGCCACCCTTCATGTGCGACAGCAGTTCGAAGGCAAAGGAAGGTGTTATCTTTTCTACTATGGTGTGTCCGAGGATAATCTCTTTTAGAAATTTCGCTTTTTTTGCTGCAGCCCTCGTTGTTCCTGGTAGTGTGTTATAAATGAAAAAATCGATTGATGCGTCTCGGTTTTTATTATTTTTATCCTTTATTTGTTCGATAATTTCCCCGAGTAATTCGCCATCTTCTATTGGTTTTGGTTGCAAACCACTCGCTTCGCGCGTTTTAATTTCTTTTAAATATTCTGCATATAAACTCATAGCTTTCAAAATCCATTATTGTCGGCAGAGGTTCAAAATCTTCTTATGTTCTCCAGCAACAGCATTCAAACCACAACGTAAGAGAATTTAATTCAGGAATTTCTATAAGTTTGCCCATTGGAAGGCAAATTTTTTAACTTTATAATCCTGCGGAAGGTTGGTTTGGTGTTGTTAACAAAATCCCAATAAATTTATTTTATTGTAAGCCTTTTTTAACGAACGTCTCCATTCGTCTCGCGAAAGCAACCGGGTCTGTAACAGCTTCTCCCTCCATGATATGGGCTTGATCTAGTAGGAGTAATGCCGCATCCGCGATGTGGTCATTACCATTTTTCTTTTTTGCGGTTTTTGCAAGAGTTTCTATTAGCTCATGGTCTGGATTGAGCTCGAGAATGCGAGAAGTTTTTTTATCAAGCTGTTGATGTTGTTGCAATAATCTCTCGAGATTCATATCGAGGCTTCCTTCCTCTGCGACCAAACAAACCGCACTGGCTGTGAGGCGCTCCGATGTCCTCACATCCGATACGCTTTCACCGTAAATTTCTTTAAGTGCAATTATGAGCCGCTCTATGCCCTCGGATGTACTGGGAGAATCCTTTTTGGCACGGGACTTCTTCTTTTGCGAGGAATCAGGTTTGATGTCACTTAGGTCTGCACCGCCTTGGGTAACAGATTTAAATGGAGTTTCCTCGTATTTTCCAATTGACGGCACCCAAAAATCATCAATCGGATCGGACAGAAGCAAAACCTCAACGTCTCGAGATTGGAACCCCTCTATTTGCGGGCTTTTCTTTAAAGTCTCTTTATTCTCACCCGTTATGTAATAAATAGCATCTTGTCCTTTTTTCATGCGTTGGATGTAATCGGCTAAGCTTACCAAACCTTCACCATGGGTAGAATGACAACGGAAAAGAGCTAACAAATCTGATCTGTTTTCGAAACTTTCATAGAGTCCTTCTTTCATCAAAGGACCAAATGCATCCCAAAACCCAGCGTATGAGTCAGGTTCTTTTGTCGCCCGTTTTTTGAGCTCATTGAGAACGCGAGTAACTATACCTTTCTTTATTTTTGCAACAATTGGATTATTTTGCAGCATTTCTCTGCTGACATTCAAATCAAGGTCCTCGGAGTCGACGACGCCTCGCAAGAACCGTAACCATGATGGAAGCAACTCTTCACAGTCATCAGTTATGAAAACACGTTTGACATAAAGTTTTACTTGGTTTTTGCGGTCCGGATGGAAAATATTGAATGGTCGAGCGGTTGGAATGAAAAGCAATCCAGAATATTCAATTACCCCCTCGGCTCGGAAATGAAGTGTTGCCCAGGGATCATCGTTAGCATGGGCGACATGGTGGTAGAACTCTTTGTACTGATCTTTCTTGATTTGGCTTCGTGTTCGTGTCCAGAGTGCGGAGGCGTCATTAACGCGACTAGACGTCTCGCCTTCGACTAGATTGATTGGTACCGGGATATGGTCCGAGTACGTTTTGATGATATGGCGAAGCCGTTCAGGCTCCATAAATTCTTTTGCATCTTCTTTAATTCGGAGGGTAACGGAGGTCCCGCGGCCATCACGTTCTGCCTCACTGAGGGTGAATTCGCCATTGCCGTCAGATTGCCACTGAAAGGCACTAGCCGCGCCTGCCTTCTTGCTGACAACGGTGACTTCTTCGGCGACCATAAAAGCTGAGTAGAAGCCTACTCCGAACTGACCTATTAGAGACATTCCATCTTTGTCTTTCTTTTTTTTCGTTTTGTCAGAGGCGATTTTGTCGAGGATAGCTGCTGTGCCTGACCGCGCGATTGTCCCCAAATTTTCGATTAAATCTTTGCGGTTCATGCCGATACCATTGTCCGCTATGGTGATTGAACCTGACTGTTTGTCGATGCTGATATCGATGTGCAAGTTTGAGTCGCCTTTGGCGAGTTTAGGTTTTGTCAGCGCCTCATATCGCAGCCGATCGCAAGCATCTGAAGCATTTGAGATCAATTCACGCAAGAAAATTTCTCGCTCCGAATAAAGTGAGTGGGCTACAATGTGGAGCAGCCTGCTTACCTCGGCTTGAAAAGAGAGTTTCTCAGCCTTATTCTTTGCGCTTGATTTAGCCATGACGTCGCGTTCCTTTTGAATTTTCACTTAACGCTATATGTGACGAAAACGTTGCCGGTGCAAGGGGTTGAATAAACCTTGGAGAAAATTTATGTAACATGAAACACGAAGGCTTCCTGGATGGAATGACCATTACTTCTATAACTGTGGTAAACTAGACGCTTTACCGCTGAAACAGCCTATCTATCTTGCAAACTATCAAGAGGTTTGGGTCATAGTTCTTTTTCGGTTGCATAGGATTCGGTTTCAACAGTCAGATGAATTTCAAAAATAGTTCTAAGCGTATAAGAGCAATTTTGGGTCCGACCAACACCGGGAAGACATATTTTGCGATTGAACGTATGCTTGGTTATTCATCGGGTATGATTGGTTTTCCACTGCGTCTCTTAGCTCGGGAAAATTATGACCGGATTTTATCAATTAAAGGTAGGGGGGCCGTCGCATTGATTACTGGCGAGGAAAAAATAATTCCCCCTAACCCACAGTGGTTTGTATGCACTGTTGAATCAATGCCCATGGATCGGCCAGTGGATTTTCTTGCTATTGATGAAATCCAATTGTGCGGTGATGCAGAGCGAGGTCATATTTTCACACAACGGCTTTTGAATTCGCGTGGGCATCATGAAACCATGTTTCTCGGTGCTGAAACGATTAAATCAGTGATAAGAAAACTCGTCCCCGACGTGGAAATTGAAGACCGTAGCCGTTTGTCTAAGCTCCGTTATTCTGGGGCAAAGAAAATTACCCGATTACCCAGAAGATCGGCGATAGTCGCCTTCTCTGCGAATGAGGTATATTCAATCGCTGAGTTGGTGCGCCGTCAGCGTGGGGGTACTGCTGTTGTATTAGGTGCTCTCAGCCCGCGCACCCGTAATGCCCAGGTCGCGCTCTATCAAAAAGGTGAGGTCGATTACATGGTCGCGACAGATGCTATTGGTATGGGGCTAAATATGCACGTTGACCACGTAGCCTTCGCAGGTTTTCGTAAATTCGATGGCAAAAGGATGCGCCAATTATCCCCGGCAGAGATAGGGCAAGTCGCTGGACGCGCAGGACGGTATATGAATGACGGCACTTTCGGAGTCACGAATGATATCAAGCCTCTCGCGGCAGACATTGTGGACGTGGTCGAAAATCATAATTTCGAGGCTTTGAAGACCATTTTTTGGCGGAATTCGAAGCTTGATTATAAGTCGCCGAGAAATCTTTTGAAAAGTCTAGAAATTTTGCCGCCTAGGCCTGAGTTAATGCCTTCACGAGTTGCCGAAGACCATGAGGCGCTTCTGCATCTTTCTAATGACACGAAGGTTAAAAAGATTGCGACAAGTCCTGATGCGTTGCGCCGACTTTGGGAGGTTTGTCAAATTCCAGATTTTAGGAAAACACTAGTTGATAATCACTTTTGGTTGCTGCGCGAGATCTATCTGCATCTAAATCAAAATTATGGCCGCCTTCCAGAGGATTGGGTTGCAGCCCAGATTGGGCATCTCGATAATGAAAATGGTGGCATTGATACTCTAACGGTAAGAATAGCGCATATCCGAACTTGGACTTACATATCGCATCGCGCTGAATGGCTGGATAATTCTATTTATTGGCAGGAACGTACCCGTAATATTGAAGATCGTCTCTCTGATTTATTACATAAAAAGTTGGCCCAGCGATTCATCGATCGCAAAGCAGCGATGTTCCATCGAAAACGAGATGGTGGGTCCCTATTAACGTCTGTAACTGCCAATGGAATACTGCAGGTAGAAGGTGAAAAGGTTGGCAGGCTGGAGGGTCTGAAGTTTATCCCTTCGGATGATGCTTTGGGTGACAAAGCTATAATGTCAGCGGCACTCCGGGGGCTAAGGCAGGGAATGAAGGGGCGTGTGGCTTCTTTAGTTGCGTCTTGTGACGATGATTTCGGGCTCAGCCTTTGTGGTGTAATATCATGGAGAAAATCCCCAATAGCTCGACTCAAAAGAGGATCCGCGGCTTTAAAGCCGGGCGTGCTCCTCGATCGGAATGAGAATATTGATAATCAACAGCGCCAGCAAATTGAGCAGCGTATAGCTCGCTGGCTGTTTTTGTACCTTCAGTCTGAATTTGAGCCTCTTACGTCGCTCTTGTCCGCAGATTGTCCTGCGTCAGTGCGTGGGCTTCTGTTTCGTGTAGCAGAGGGACTGGGGTCTACGCCAAGAAATATACTGTCGCCACAATTGAATGGTATTGATCTCGCAGGCCGGAAGTTTCTTAAGTCGGAAAATGTAAAAGTTGGTATATCGTCGATTTATATCCCTGAACTTATTACAAATAAGAAGGTGCGGCTGAGAGCACTTCTTTGGGCAACTGCCAATCAACACTCCGTCCCGGCAATACTATTCGAGGGTCGTCGGGCTGGCCACGAAGCTAGCAAAGCAAGCAAAAATTTCTGGTTATCAACAGGTCATTTTACCTTTGGCGATAGGGCACTTCGTATTGATCGAGTTGAAAAATTAGCGTCTATCTTGAGACGAAGGGGCCGCCAAGGACCTTTTTTAGTCACCCCGGATCTTTTAGGGCTGGCAGATTGTAACAAAGTTAATTTTGCAGCTCTTGCAAAATGTCTTGGCTACCGAACCTCTGTTGATGAGATGGGTCTCACGCTAAAACCTAGGGCAAAGGCTAAACGTAAATTGGCAGGCTCTGCAACGCGGCATGCTCAAATAAACTCTGACTCTCCGTTCGCTGCGCTGAAAGACTTGATCGGACGGTGAGTAAAAGCATGAAAAATACAAGCGATAGCCTTCGATTAGACAAGTGGCTTTGGCACGCACGATTTTTTAAAAGTCGAACCCTTGCCGCAAAACAGATCACAGGCGGAAAGTGTAGGGTTAACAAGCAGATTATAAAAAAAGCACGCTATCAGCTTCACAGAGGGGATGTTCTTACGTTCGCGCAAGGTCAACGAATTCGTATCATCCGAGTTAGAGCATTAGGAGAAAGGCGCGGTCCAGCATCGGAGGCACGAGATCTTTATGAGGACCTGGAAACACCAAAGTCGGTTGATTGTAGCCCGACCTTGTTGTCAGCTCCTTCGCGTATTCGTGGCTTCGGGAGGCCAACCAAGAAAGATAGGCGAGCTTTAGAGCGGGCTAGGGCTTATTTCGGTTAGCCTTAAAACTGGAACGGTTTACTTTTGTCAGTTGTTGCACAGTTTAATAGAGGCATGGATATTAGGCTGTCCCTGTGTTAATCCAATTGGTTGAACAATCAGGTTTTTTCGATTTATGCATTTAATTGCTTTTGGATTTTCAAATCTTAGTTATTAATTCCAACACAAAAACTATTTAGTTTTGTAGTTAAAACATTTTGAAATGGTGGTTAAAAAATTTTTCGATAACTTATTATCCAAGGAGAGGCCTTAATGACGTATGTAGTCACAGATGTATGCATTAAATGCAAATATCAGGATTGCGTTGAGGTATGTCCGGTGGACTGTTTTTATGCAGGTGAGAATATGTTGGTCATTCATCCTGATGAATGTATCGATTGCGGTGTCTGTGAGCCAGAGTGTCCTTGTGAGGCCATTGTACCCGACACTGATGATGCGGCAGAGGGATGGGTTGAATTGAACAAAGAATTTGCGGAAAAGTGGCCAAACATTACCGTTAAGGGTGAGGAGCTGCCTGATGCTGATTCGTTCGCAAATGAATCAGGCAAGTACGAAAAATATTTTAGCGCCGATCCCGGAGAAGTTTGAGGTCCCGATAAAAAAATTTTGCACCTTCCCGCAAACATTGAACAAATATTCAATGAATGACAGATGTGTATTTCATAGAAAAATACATTATTTTATGATACACGCACAGCTAAGCGTAAGGGCATCAGTTCGAAATATTCATCATAACGATCAACTAGATGAAGTTGGGGCAAGGTGAGACAAAATTGCCGATGTAGAAAATAATTTTGATGATGTTGTATGTGCCCAAGGAGATGTCCTTTATGACATCCTTCCTGATCCGGGCCTTGGTGGTACGATAGTTTTACTTTAAAGAAAATATATTTTGCTTAATACATAAGGATGGCTGGCCTGCGACTTATTACATATTTCTAAGGTTACTATGGTCAAGAAATACCAGAAAGAAGAAAAATATGGCTGCAAAGCAAAAATTTAAAAAAAATGACTGGGTAGTTTATCCTACCCACGGCGTAGGGCGTGTGACTGGTATCGAGAAGCAAGAAATTGAGCAGGAGTCGATTACCTTGATTGTTATAAGCTTCGAGCATGACCGAATGACACTCAGGGTGCCTTTGACAAAAGCAGAGGGATCCGGTTTACGTGAACTATCTTCAAAAGATGAAATGAAGTCTGCGCTAAAAATCTTGAAGGGGCGTAGTAGGGTTCGTCGAACAATGTGGAGCCGTAGGGCCCAAGAGTACGAGGCAAAGATCAATTCAGGTAACCCAGATTCGATAGCAGAGGTGGTTCGCGACTTACACCGAAGCGACGGCCAGCCTGAACAATCCTACAGCGAACGACAAATCTATCAGGCTGCACTTGAGCGTCTTTCACGTGAATTGGCTGCGGTCGAGTCAATTGATGAGGATGAAGCTACTGAAAAATTGGAGCAAATTCTTCAAGCCGCGTAACTGTGATCTTCAGAAGCTACAGGGTTAATTTTTATCAAGAATTGCGCGATGCGATAGCAAAAGTACGGCTTGTCAGTATCGCATCTACGAGATGTTTGATACGCCAATAAACCATAGCCGTTATAGGCATTCGTTGATAGCGGACAATATTACAAGCTGCCGATTGAGAATCTAAGACAAATTATGAGGCCCCCCTAAGTTGTATTAGTGATCCAATCTATGGAAATAAACGTTTTATAGATTGTATTTGGTATTTCGTTACAAAAAGGGGATGGGTGTGGCAATTG includes:
- the htpG gene encoding molecular chaperone HtpG, with protein sequence MAKSSAKNKAEKLSFQAEVSRLLHIVAHSLYSEREIFLRELISNASDACDRLRYEALTKPKLAKGDSNLHIDISIDKQSGSITIADNGIGMNRKDLIENLGTIARSGTAAILDKIASDKTKKKKDKDGMSLIGQFGVGFYSAFMVAEEVTVVSKKAGAASAFQWQSDGNGEFTLSEAERDGRGTSVTLRIKEDAKEFMEPERLRHIIKTYSDHIPVPINLVEGETSSRVNDASALWTRTRSQIKKDQYKEFYHHVAHANDDPWATLHFRAEGVIEYSGLLFIPTARPFNIFHPDRKNQVKLYVKRVFITDDCEELLPSWLRFLRGVVDSEDLDLNVSREMLQNNPIVAKIKKGIVTRVLNELKKRATKEPDSYAGFWDAFGPLMKEGLYESFENRSDLLALFRCHSTHGEGLVSLADYIQRMKKGQDAIYYITGENKETLKKSPQIEGFQSRDVEVLLLSDPIDDFWVPSIGKYEETPFKSVTQGGADLSDIKPDSSQKKKSRAKKDSPSTSEGIERLIIALKEIYGESVSDVRTSERLTASAVCLVAEEGSLDMNLERLLQQHQQLDKKTSRILELNPDHELIETLAKTAKKKNGNDHIADAALLLLDQAHIMEGEAVTDPVAFARRMETFVKKGLQ
- a CDS encoding helicase-related protein; this translates as MNFKNSSKRIRAILGPTNTGKTYFAIERMLGYSSGMIGFPLRLLARENYDRILSIKGRGAVALITGEEKIIPPNPQWFVCTVESMPMDRPVDFLAIDEIQLCGDAERGHIFTQRLLNSRGHHETMFLGAETIKSVIRKLVPDVEIEDRSRLSKLRYSGAKKITRLPRRSAIVAFSANEVYSIAELVRRQRGGTAVVLGALSPRTRNAQVALYQKGEVDYMVATDAIGMGLNMHVDHVAFAGFRKFDGKRMRQLSPAEIGQVAGRAGRYMNDGTFGVTNDIKPLAADIVDVVENHNFEALKTIFWRNSKLDYKSPRNLLKSLEILPPRPELMPSRVAEDHEALLHLSNDTKVKKIATSPDALRRLWEVCQIPDFRKTLVDNHFWLLREIYLHLNQNYGRLPEDWVAAQIGHLDNENGGIDTLTVRIAHIRTWTYISHRAEWLDNSIYWQERTRNIEDRLSDLLHKKLAQRFIDRKAAMFHRKRDGGSLLTSVTANGILQVEGEKVGRLEGLKFIPSDDALGDKAIMSAALRGLRQGMKGRVASLVASCDDDFGLSLCGVISWRKSPIARLKRGSAALKPGVLLDRNENIDNQQRQQIEQRIARWLFLYLQSEFEPLTSLLSADCPASVRGLLFRVAEGLGSTPRNILSPQLNGIDLAGRKFLKSENVKVGISSIYIPELITNKKVRLRALLWATANQHSVPAILFEGRRAGHEASKASKNFWLSTGHFTFGDRALRIDRVEKLASILRRRGRQGPFLVTPDLLGLADCNKVNFAALAKCLGYRTSVDEMGLTLKPRAKAKRKLAGSATRHAQINSDSPFAALKDLIGR
- a CDS encoding RNA-binding S4 domain-containing protein, with translation MKNTSDSLRLDKWLWHARFFKSRTLAAKQITGGKCRVNKQIIKKARYQLHRGDVLTFAQGQRIRIIRVRALGERRGPASEARDLYEDLETPKSVDCSPTLLSAPSRIRGFGRPTKKDRRALERARAYFG
- the fdxA gene encoding ferredoxin FdxA, whose amino-acid sequence is MTYVVTDVCIKCKYQDCVEVCPVDCFYAGENMLVIHPDECIDCGVCEPECPCEAIVPDTDDAAEGWVELNKEFAEKWPNITVKGEELPDADSFANESGKYEKYFSADPGEV
- a CDS encoding CarD family transcriptional regulator, producing MAAKQKFKKNDWVVYPTHGVGRVTGIEKQEIEQESITLIVISFEHDRMTLRVPLTKAEGSGLRELSSKDEMKSALKILKGRSRVRRTMWSRRAQEYEAKINSGNPDSIAEVVRDLHRSDGQPEQSYSERQIYQAALERLSRELAAVESIDEDEATEKLEQILQAA